From the Onychostoma macrolepis isolate SWU-2019 chromosome 13, ASM1243209v1, whole genome shotgun sequence genome, the window tgtaaataaaaaatatatatatattattaagagtgtgaatacttttgcaaggtactatttttaattatctcCTTACCTGCAGACTCCAGTGATGCATCCCTTTTGATGCGGTAATTCACTCGTTCTCCTGTCTGAACAGCTCTGTTATCTGCTCTCTTCATTTGTTTCCTGTTTTGCTGTTTTGCTTCCTTTCTCTTCATCAAAGCTGACAGTTTATGCAAATCCACAGACACCTCAGAGCCAGTAAGTCCCTCTGTATTACTGAAAATGCTGTTAAAAACTCCAAGGTGGGTCTTAAGGTCCTTACGCAAAGTATCCACCTCGGACTGCAGTTTCACCTCCACACCACCAGTGGCAGCAGTTTTAGTGCAGTTGCAGCAAGAAGGACAACGATGTTCCTCAAGCTGTTTAATGTCAGCTCCAAGTTCTTTCACCATTTTCTCTAAAGTCCAGAAGTCATTATCAGAGTACTCTGGCAGCTCCTCGGAAAGGTCAAACCTTTCATCCCCACGTCTCCTTTTGATGCCCACCGAGGCCCAGTCTGAAAGCACTGAGGGCTCATCTGCTGCCGTCACCTCAGGGGTAGCAGAGTTCAGCATTGAGGCCAAGCTGCGACTGTGTCCATTGATCTGCTCTTGCATATCTCTGATGCTTTCCCTCAATTCTGGTATAGAGAAATGCCTTTTTTCCTCAGGAGACCACGGCATGAACTCCAACACCTCTTCCCCAAGCAAAAGCTCAAGTATCTCTGAGTGACGAACGGCATCCTGAAGCAAGGTTGTGAAAATGCTATGTAGCTGCTGGATCTTCTCGACCTTGGCCCTATCATGCTCTTGGAGTGTTTCGATGTCCTGCTGGCTGCCCAGGAGAGAGGCCTGGAGTTGCGTCACATTGTGCTGTAACATTCTGCTCTTTTCCTGTTCAAAAGCAAGAGACTTTTGCACATTTAGTAGCCCTAGTTTCAGGTCTTCCACAGTTGGAATCCAAGCCAGACTGTCTAACATCTCCTGAGCCTCACGCTCACGGGCCAACTTATTTTCATTCGCTATCTCCTTCACATTAGCTACAGTTTCTTCCAACTGGGTCACTGATGCTGCAAGTGCGATACAGTCACAATCCCCACTTGCCGAACTTATATTCTTGTAATAGTCTGTATAGAGATTGTCGACATCAGTCTCCATCTCCTGCAGGGTGATTTGTAGAACACTGATGTTGCTGTTCAGTTCATTAATGCGGTCAAGAACTTCTACCTTGGCTGCTTCCACCTCTAAACCGGTCTCCATAAACTGAACCTGGCTATTGAGGCCAGTCTGGACTATTTTCTTGTCCAGATCACTCCAACCATTCTGGAGGTCCTTAATGTTTGCAGTCACTTGTTCATGGCCTTCAGTCAAGCCACTAAGTCTCACTGTGTTGTTGACGACTTTGTTGTCCAGACGTGTGATGGCCTCCCAAACAGCTGTGCTCTCATAAGACTGACTCTGTACAGGATTGGTTGTCTTTTCAGGCCAAATCTTCTGAAGTTCTTCGTCCAGCCTCTCCTGCTCCTGCCGCACTTCAGACATTGATGTGTTCAGGGAGTGGAGATTCACCTAGAGCAAGACACACATTCAGTACAATAGTTCTGTACATATAAAAGTGTCTTGAGGTTGAGTAAAAAATCTGACCTGTAACATCTTTTGGTTACGTTTGAGTTTGACATCTATGTCTGTCTTGAAATTCGTCAGGTTGTAGTGCAGCATGGTTTGCTGCGCGTGGAGCCTCGCTTCTACCTCATCGCGGTGGTTGCGAAACTGAGCTTTCACTTCCTGAAGCTTCTGTAAACTCTCTCTCAACTCTGCCTCAACAGACTCCTGTGGACTGTGCTCCTCACCACCAACCTCCAGAGGCTCTGTGACCCTCCCCTGCCCCTGTTCATGTCGGAGTTGGGCCATGTCCTGCTGCAAACCCTGCACCTCCTGAGAAAGCCGTTCCAGGGTTAGATTGAAACTGTCCAACACAGGTTGCAGCTGAGACATCACAGCCTCTTTCAAGATTGGTAGGAGCCCATGGTGAAGGTAAGGTGTTTCAGGTTGAGGAACACCTTCATTTTCAGCATGAGAATCtgggaaaaaagaaagacattgTGACGAAACCAAGACCCGTGAACTTTGAATTAGCCTTGTTTagagaaaatcttaaaataaatgttgttctcaTTGGTCAGCAGTTTCTATGAACATTCTAAGCAGCTTACAAAGAGGGGAATCCCAGCAACAATAATGTTTTGGAGGATAATAATCACATTGCCAAAAATAGAAATTTGATTCTATTGTCATTCTTGGATAATAATTTTCCCTGCCGTGCTGTTTGTCCTGTTTGACTTTTTGTGCTGCTCATGAGGAAACATCAAAAATATGTTGGAAAGATTTATATGTCAATTTCCATTTTAGCCTGGGTCATTCAACCGACCTTTTGACCTTTTAACTGACCCGTCAACAGCGCAAGGTCTTTCACATCCCCTGCGTTGTAAGAAACTGTGTGTGGTATGTTTTGTTAGGTTTTTGTGCACAAGTTTTAGTTAAGAGTTTGAAGCAAGAAGAGATATGTACATGTACAAGTTCCCTGCTGGGAAGCTGAATAGAGGTCATGTGCtgtttttatcctttttattCACATGCTGTCAAAACACTCTCTGGAAAAGCTTCAGAATTTATGCtcctgctgttttttttttcctgtgttgTAAAATCTAATATATATGATTGAGTCAACTTTTATTACCCTGACAACATTGTTATTGCTAGTTGAACCACACttcacacagacacaaaagCTCTGCCTATCCAGAACAACAGGGTAACAAGAAGAAAATTCTCCTTTCAGACTTCaaagttttttctttcttttgtcttATTCTGTGAGAGAATGCACATTTAAAAGAGGCTCTCAAGCCTTATTTATGTGACAAATGTGTCCTTACATCAATACCACTCCAGCTGTTCAAAGTTTTCTCAGTGTTGTATGTGCCTGGATTCAATCTATATCTGAAACTCTGTCGTTTCCATAGACCATTACATCACACTCACAACCATACATTGTTTGTATGGAGGGACTTTTTTCCCAGGCAAGAGAGGATATCCTGTGCAGGAACTCGTAATGAGAAGGGACAGTGAGGAGGAGTTGTCATAGCAGAGGAATGGAGGTTTTCCCCCAGTCTGCAGCATTATTTACCGTTCTGTTAATCCGGCATCCTCTGGACAGAACAGAAGGATGTAAGAGAGACCGGCTCTGGATGAGACAGACAGAATAATATTCCCATAATATCTCTGACAATGCATATCACAACCAAAGGAAATGTCTGGTAAGCAAGTTTCTGGTATGGACAACACACGTGATCTGTTTTCTGTGGTTTTTGGATGTACAAAAGAGTGGGAAGAGAGAcctgttgtgtatatatatatatatatatatatatatatactgtgtatactgtgtgtatatatatatatagatagatatat encodes:
- the mmrn2a gene encoding multimerin-2a; amino-acid sequence: MVVLRLAVLLQGLLLAARCEVRARDPELEEEDELKDMSDGGGWDHRVPLVGFGAPHHGQGLNRQSPDVYGSVHHPLGHGHRGPTPGHVSPDVPEGTGDPSEPSARGSLLRTGNWCAFVHKRAVTVAVSCGTEKYTIKSQSPCPNGTPDCQLVMYKLSTRPVYRQKEKIFTALLWRCCPGHAGKDCEETVTDGHVSESEDPSMAGTAHTGGHEATNRRHKLTQENREQNDYQMFGGPLYEAQQPDVENQTAAEPTDDYEHSRHAGHDHFERRDSHAENEGVPQPETPYLHHGLLPILKEAVMSQLQPVLDSFNLTLERLSQEVQGLQQDMAQLRHEQGQGRVTEPLEVGGEEHSPQESVEAELRESLQKLQEVKAQFRNHRDEVEARLHAQQTMLHYNLTNFKTDIDVKLKRNQKMLQVNLHSLNTSMSEVRQEQERLDEELQKIWPEKTTNPVQSQSYESTAVWEAITRLDNKVVNNTVRLSGLTEGHEQVTANIKDLQNGWSDLDKKIVQTGLNSQVQFMETGLEVEAAKVEVLDRINELNSNISVLQITLQEMETDVDNLYTDYYKNISSASGDCDCIALAASVTQLEETVANVKEIANENKLAREREAQEMLDSLAWIPTVEDLKLGLLNVQKSLAFEQEKSRMLQHNVTQLQASLLGSQQDIETLQEHDRAKVEKIQQLHSIFTTLLQDAVRHSEILELLLGEEVLEFMPWSPEEKRHFSIPELRESIRDMQEQINGHSRSLASMLNSATPEVTAADEPSVLSDWASVGIKRRRGDERFDLSEELPEYSDNDFWTLEKMVKELGADIKQLEEHRCPSCCNCTKTAATGGVEVKLQSEVDTLRKDLKTHLGVFNSIFSNTEGLTGSEVSVDLHKLSALMKRKEAKQQNRKQMKRADNRAVQTGERVNYRIKRDASLESAVLRQLPDSPIMFLASTTEGANGSGTVLFESVSLNHGQLYSPKTGIFRAPTSGAYLFVVTLDFGPGPSLAQLKRGGEVAASLRQNPRKLGAPATRVCILQMEQGEELRLELVQGTIERNNPQDNTFAGLLMLQTT